From Nicotiana tabacum cultivar K326 chromosome 15, ASM71507v2, whole genome shotgun sequence, the proteins below share one genomic window:
- the LOC107792274 gene encoding F-box/LRR-repeat protein At3g03360-like: METQSKIMARGDRDRLSDLPDEILIHILSMLPESDNKLIVRSSVLSKRWRFLWKAVPISLDFGRFVVKGNRDFVGSVNRELHYWRSFEKIRTFRVVLYNYEEMSKVKDVDLWVYFAIKVANVEDFTLEIESDSHLYEFPQFAYKNTSLRNLVLSGCKLNPSGSVNWTSLVSLSIRNIELTDGVMGKVLSGCPNLECLELSVPISLNLFVKGNRDFVGSVNRELHYWRSFEKIRKCMIVLYNYVEMSNVKDVDLWVYFAIKVANVEDSSLEIILQNEYELPQFAYKNTSLRNLVLTRCKLNPSGSVNWTSLVSLSIRRHRLTEGVVEKVLSGCPNLECLKLVQVWGIHRLEISSVKLRKLIIEEYTYGKLEILAPYIHHLQISGSCKGIRLKQKNVASLITTDLDYSNFYENLEEELSCLNEFLHGVAHVENLELSPWCIELLSLLELKGWKSPPSSRKFLKLNAALEQLDFPGVCSFLQSSSDLETLVIDWDYHDSREILSKYTNEDEQRRRFETYNFNSSLLHLKTIKIINFDGPLSGNKSILPYIKYFLKNATTLEKFVIAAKFKGSDVPQDYVKMAQEFQSFPRSSAQASVVFSY; encoded by the exons ATGGAAACACAGAGCAAAATCATGGCGAGAGGAGATAGAGACCGACTGAGTGATTTGCCCGACGAAATTCTAATTCACATCCTCTCTATGTTGCCGGAGAGTGACAATAAATTAATTGTGAGAAGCAGCGTATTATCTAAACGATGGAGATTTCTTTGGAAGGCCGTCCCAATATCACTCGATTTCGGCCGATTCGTGGTAAAAGGGAATCGTGATTTCGTGGGTTCCGTCAACAGAGAGCTTCATTATTGGAGATCTTTCGAGAAAATTCGAACATTCAGGGTCGTTCTCTATAATTACGAGGAGATGAGTAAAGTTAAAGATGTTGATTTATGGGTATATTTTGCAATTAAAGTAGCTAATGTTGAAGATTTTACACTTGAAATTGAATCTGATAGTCACTTATATGAGTTTCCTCAGTTTGCATATAAGAATACATCGCTGAGGAATTTGGTTTTAAGCGGCTGCAAACTGAACCCTTCTGGTAGTGTTAACTGGACTAGTCTCGTCTCTCTTTCCATTAGGAACATTGAATTGACAGATGGTGTAATGGGAAAAGTATTATCTGGTTGCCCTAACTTGGAGTGCTTGGAACTGTCCGTCCCAATATCACTCAATTTATTTGTAAAAGGGAATCGTGATTTCGTGGGTTCCGTCAACAGAGAGCTTCATTATTGGAGATCTTTCGAGAAAATTCGAAAATGCATGATCGTTCTCTATAATTACGTGGAGATGAGTAATGTTAAAGATGTTGATTTATGGGTATATTTTGCAATTAAAGTTGCTAATGTTGAAGATTCTTCACTTGAAATTATTCTTCAAAATGAATATGAGTTACCTCAGTTTGCATATAAGAATACATCGCTGAGGAATTTGGTTTTAACCCGCTGCAAACTGAACCCTTCTGGTAGTGTGAACTGGACTAGTCTTGTTTCTCTTTCAATCAGGAGACATAGATTGACGGAGGGAGTAGTGGAAAAGGTATTATCCGGTTGCCCTAACTTGGAGTGCTTGAAATTAGTACAAGTTTGGGGCATTCATCGTTTGGAAATCAGCTCTGTGAAGCTGAGAAAACTGATTATTGAAGAGTACACATATGGGAAGCTAGAAATATTAGCCCCATATATTCATCATTTGCAAATTTCGGGGTCCTGCAAAGGGATACGCTTAAAGCAGAAAAATGTGGCTTCACTTATCACCACAGATCTTGACTATTCAAATTTTTATGAGAATTTGGAGGAGGAGTTAAGCTGTTTGAATGAATTTCTTCACGGTGTTGCCCATGTTGAGAATCTTGAATTGAGTCCCTGGTGCATTGAG CTCCTGTCCCTATTGGAGTTGAAAGGCTGGAAGTCTCCACCATCGAGCCGGAAATTCTTAAAACTTAATGCAGCCTTGGAACAGTTGGACTTCCCTGGAGTTTGTAGCTTTCTACAGAGTTCATCGGATCTTGAGACATTGGTCATTGACTGGGACTATCATGATTCAAGA GAGATACTGTCAAAGTACACAAATGAGGATGAACAGCGCAGGAGGTTTGAGACATATAATTTTAACAGCTCATTGCTACATTTAAAGACCATCAAGATCATTAACTTTGATGGACCATTAAGTGGAAATAAGTCTATACTGccatatataaaatattttctcaagAATGCAACAACGCTAGAAAAGTTCGTCATTGCAGCCAAATTCAAAGGGAGTGATGTGCCTCAGGATTATGTTAAAATGGCACAGGAGTTCCAAAGCTTTCCAAGATCCTCTGCGCAAGCTTCAGTTGTCTTTTCATATTGA